The segment GGGGTCGACCTCCTCGGCGTTGAAGAAGGTCTCCGTGTGGATGTCCCGCTCCGCGAACCGGGGCTCCATCCAGTCGGAGACGGGTTCGAGCCCGTGCAGGCGCATGATGGGGTAGGTGTACGTGATCTCAACCTCGTCGCGGATGCCGCGCTGGCGGAACCACTCGTCGGCCATGAGCGTGAACTCGACCGGTGCGGCCGGGCACATGTGCGGGACGCCGACGACGCTGAGCACGAGGTGACCGCCCTCGAACTCCGCGAGCGCGTCCCGGAGCTTCTCGGCACCATCGGGGCCGTAGAAGTGGTGGCCGCCCTCGACGAGGCCGGGCACCTCGTCGGGCACCAGCTTCGCGCCGGTCGCGAGCACCAGGTGGTCGTACGACAGCGTGTCGCGGCCGTCCTGCAGCTCGATGGTCTTCGCGTCGGTGTCGATGCCGACGACGCGGTTGATCTCCAGGTCGACCCGCCGGTCGACGAGGTCCGCGAGCGGGCGGACCGCGTCCTCGACGGTCTTCTTCCCGAACGGGACGTACAGGTACGTCGGCTTGTAGACGTGGTCGGGGGAGTCGTTGACCAGCGTCACCTCGACCTCGCCGGCCGTGACCTCGCTGTCGAGGTCCTCGACGAGCCGGTTGGCCAGCACGGTGCCGCCGGTGCCGCCCCCGACGATGACGATCCGGGTCATGGGTCAGGCCTTCTGGACGTAGATGCTCCAGTAGTCCTCGTGCTCGACGGTCTCGACCAGCTCGTGACCGGCCTTCTCGACCCAC is part of the Haloarchaeobius litoreus genome and harbors:
- a CDS encoding NAD(P)/FAD-dependent oxidoreductase yields the protein MTRIVIVGGGTGGTVLANRLVEDLDSEVTAGEVEVTLVNDSPDHVYKPTYLYVPFGKKTVEDAVRPLADLVDRRVDLEINRVVGIDTDAKTIELQDGRDTLSYDHLVLATGAKLVPDEVPGLVEGGHHFYGPDGAEKLRDALAEFEGGHLVLSVVGVPHMCPAAPVEFTLMADEWFRQRGIRDEVEITYTYPIMRLHGLEPVSDWMEPRFAERDIHTETFFNAEEVDPEAGVIRSMEGEELDYDLLVAIPPHAGDDLIAGSGLGDDGWVAVDRHTLEAEHAEDVYAMGDAADVPTSKAGSVAHYEADVVADRIASEVRGQLPTATFDGKTVCFIEAGMDEATFVEFDYEHPPELRDESRPVHWAKLAYNETYWLTARGLL